The Clostridiaceae bacterium HFYG-1003 genome includes a window with the following:
- a CDS encoding IS1634 family transposase, which yields MAMVNQFDKRSGITYVYESVSHWDKEKQQPRSKRSLIGKRDPVTGEIIPTDGRGKKRRNPEAGTTEVKPGPVPFTVADRKFYGATYLLDQIGDSLGLTEDLKACFPSLYKQIQSIAYYLILESDSPLFRFEKWSTLHRHPYGANIPSQRSSELFAGISEESKQRFFSCLAKRHQPDEYWAYDTTSVSSYSQTLRQVQYGKNKENDPLAQLNLALVFGQDSGLPFYYRKLSGNIPDVSTIKNLLADFKVLGFDKVKLVMDRGFYSEANINALLGERLKFIIAAGTHLAYIRRHIDGIYDSIRSFENLDEQYGLYSSTILTDWEFQKERPNKKDVIREKRRVYLHAYFNIEKYADEEAHFDRRLLSMKGEILSGKRNPDHETFYKKYFEVTDTPVRGIKVTVKEDVVKQTKRYFGFFALMTNEKMDAITALTLYRNKDLVEKAFGNIKERLNLRRLLVSSEKSLDGKLFVAFVALIYLSYLKKQMQDKGMFKDYTMQSLLDKLDVIECFENPGHDLRVGEILNKQKLIYEFMGVETPS from the coding sequence ATGGCCATGGTTAATCAGTTCGATAAGCGCAGCGGAATTACTTACGTTTATGAATCAGTTTCCCATTGGGATAAGGAAAAACAACAGCCTCGGTCCAAACGGTCGCTCATCGGCAAACGAGATCCGGTCACCGGCGAAATCATCCCAACGGATGGACGGGGTAAAAAACGTCGGAACCCAGAGGCGGGTACAACTGAAGTCAAGCCTGGCCCTGTGCCCTTTACCGTAGCTGATCGTAAGTTCTACGGTGCCACGTATCTGTTGGATCAAATCGGAGACTCTCTCGGGCTTACAGAGGACCTCAAGGCTTGCTTTCCCTCTCTCTACAAGCAGATTCAATCCATCGCCTATTATCTGATCCTGGAGAGCGATTCCCCCTTGTTTCGATTTGAAAAATGGAGTACGCTCCACCGGCATCCCTATGGAGCCAATATCCCATCTCAGCGCAGCAGCGAGCTGTTTGCGGGCATCTCGGAAGAGTCCAAACAACGTTTTTTCAGCTGTCTTGCCAAGCGCCATCAGCCCGATGAGTATTGGGCCTATGACACCACCTCGGTGTCGAGTTATTCCCAAACCCTTCGTCAGGTCCAGTACGGGAAAAACAAAGAAAATGACCCCCTGGCGCAGCTGAACCTGGCCTTGGTCTTTGGACAAGACTCAGGGTTGCCGTTTTATTACAGAAAGCTCTCTGGCAACATTCCAGATGTCAGCACGATCAAAAATTTGCTGGCTGATTTCAAAGTGCTGGGCTTCGATAAAGTCAAGTTGGTCATGGACCGGGGATTTTACAGTGAAGCCAATATCAATGCGCTTCTTGGGGAGCGACTGAAGTTCATCATTGCCGCTGGCACGCATCTGGCCTATATCCGAAGACATATCGACGGGATCTATGACAGCATCCGATCCTTTGAAAACCTGGATGAGCAATATGGCTTATACTCCTCAACCATTCTGACTGACTGGGAGTTTCAAAAAGAACGCCCCAACAAGAAAGATGTCATCCGAGAAAAACGCCGGGTCTACCTGCACGCTTACTTCAACATTGAAAAATACGCGGATGAAGAAGCTCATTTTGATCGACGACTGCTGTCGATGAAGGGGGAAATCCTAAGCGGAAAACGTAATCCCGATCATGAGACGTTCTACAAGAAATACTTTGAAGTGACAGATACCCCGGTAAGGGGCATTAAAGTTACCGTGAAAGAAGATGTGGTCAAACAGACGAAGCGCTATTTTGGATTCTTTGCGCTGATGACCAATGAAAAGATGGATGCCATCACGGCTTTGACGCTGTATCGGAATAAAGATCTGGTGGAAAAGGCCTTCGGCAATATCAAGGAACGGCTCAATCTGAGGCGACTCTTGGTTTCCTCAGAAAAAAGCCTGGATGGAAAACTCTTTGTGGCCTTCGTCGCGCTCATCTATTTGTCCTACCTCAAAAAGCAGATGCAGGATAAAGGAATGTTCAAAGATTACACAATGCAGTCTCTGCTGGACAAGCTGGACGTCATAGAGTGCTTTGAAAATCCAGGCCATGACTTGAGGGTTGGTGAGATTCTCAACAAACAGAAGTTGATCTATGAATTCATGGGTGTTGAGACCCCATCATAG
- a CDS encoding DUF370 domain-containing protein yields MILHLGENISVQFREIIGIFNLENNGNSSDNLSFLKTAGDEGFIHQISDDPPKSFVVAEKDHKSIVYLSPISTQTLIRRAQSAFDQEETNHGR; encoded by the coding sequence ATGATCCTGCATTTGGGAGAAAATATATCGGTCCAGTTTCGGGAGATCATCGGGATCTTTAATCTGGAAAACAACGGCAATTCCTCAGACAATCTGTCTTTTTTAAAGACAGCCGGTGATGAGGGCTTTATCCACCAGATTTCGGATGATCCGCCCAAGTCCTTTGTGGTGGCCGAGAAGGATCATAAATCCATCGTATACCTGTCACCCATTTCGACACAGACTTTAATCCGGCGGGCTCAGTCCGCCTTCGATCAGGAGGAGACCAATCATGGAAGATAA
- a CDS encoding FAD-dependent oxidoreductase, whose translation MDYDVVILGGGLAGCSVAAALARYNLNIAVIERNFDIAEDVAQFITTFVTDGTDVMDDSVYELLRDSHIPLLEYSRKGNFYYEKEPSLSIYDEKKDFEAALERIHRRGIQGARPVSREEAAAWTPQIKDSYQWIIRHENTGIISPYDMATALGEIASENGVRIRLEEEVTAIERIAHDEVRVTTNKSKYTCRVVVITAFNDLYLGGGEYRRATRDVPLQTMLLEKNYQQDIGLMLNVFHADGHASSIMPTFSGKAVAAIEASQRMDYKGVKHRVEELIGPFPSERVDLLTVNNYYDVPIVISDLLEEKGYINLEVKNHQLPALLPRVTQIVSDLVVSNFKTAENPDYVFKRRDYFRFRDLSDKERNEAIAFDPRFGHMICTCSQVTEGEIVNSIRRPLGARTVEGVKRRTGISFGSCQGSYCMNRILKILAKELDKKPEEILNDSKESRILTARIKEFESI comes from the coding sequence ATGGATTATGATGTAGTCATTCTGGGCGGCGGTCTCGCCGGCTGCAGTGTTGCCGCGGCACTTGCCCGCTATAATCTGAATATTGCTGTCATCGAGCGCAATTTCGACATTGCGGAAGATGTAGCCCAGTTCATTACAACCTTTGTAACCGATGGGACGGATGTCATGGATGATTCGGTCTATGAACTGCTCCGGGATTCCCATATTCCACTGCTGGAGTACAGCCGGAAAGGCAATTTCTACTACGAGAAAGAGCCATCCCTGTCGATTTATGACGAGAAGAAGGACTTTGAGGCCGCCCTGGAGAGGATCCACCGCCGGGGCATCCAGGGAGCCCGCCCGGTCAGCCGGGAAGAGGCCGCTGCCTGGACACCGCAAATCAAAGACAGCTATCAATGGATCATCCGCCATGAGAACACCGGTATTATTTCTCCCTATGACATGGCCACCGCTCTGGGAGAGATCGCCTCAGAAAATGGAGTCCGCATTCGCCTCGAAGAAGAAGTAACCGCCATCGAACGAATCGCCCATGACGAGGTTCGGGTTACCACGAATAAATCCAAATATACCTGCCGGGTAGTGGTCATCACGGCGTTCAACGATCTGTACCTGGGCGGCGGGGAATACCGCCGGGCCACGCGGGATGTCCCGCTGCAGACGATGCTGCTGGAGAAAAATTACCAACAGGATATCGGGCTCATGCTGAACGTATTTCATGCTGACGGCCATGCTTCCTCCATCATGCCGACTTTTTCAGGAAAGGCAGTGGCTGCCATTGAAGCCTCCCAACGCATGGATTACAAGGGCGTCAAGCACCGGGTGGAAGAGCTCATCGGACCGTTTCCCTCCGAGCGTGTGGACCTGTTAACCGTCAATAATTACTATGATGTGCCCATCGTTATCAGTGATCTGCTGGAAGAAAAAGGCTACATTAACCTGGAGGTTAAGAACCATCAACTGCCTGCTCTGCTGCCCCGGGTCACACAGATTGTGTCGGACCTGGTGGTCAGCAATTTCAAGACAGCTGAGAATCCGGACTATGTATTCAAACGGCGGGATTATTTCCGGTTCCGCGATCTGTCGGACAAGGAACGCAATGAAGCCATTGCCTTTGATCCCCGCTTTGGCCATATGATCTGCACCTGTTCCCAGGTGACGGAAGGGGAAATCGTCAACTCCATCCGGCGACCGCTGGGAGCCCGAACTGTGGAAGGGGTCAAGCGCCGCACCGGCATTTCCTTCGGCAGTTGCCAGGGATCTTACTGCATGAACCGGATCCTGAAAATTCTGGCCAAAGAACTGGACAAAAAGCCCGAGGAAATTCTCAATGACTCCAAGGAATCGCGCATTCTGACTGCCCGAATCAAAGAATTCGAAAGCATATAG
- a CDS encoding HD domain-containing protein, giving the protein MSRVRQFFMDLAAPVRPLNEVYLKQYLIEPERQAVGQLRRAELLHTIATAQTLEQLLPVDVIGERKRQLLRAALLHDVGKIRYGAGPIQKTLVVLLAGIIRRVPAVAGHWKAWDIYQHHPEYGYAMVTAWDSFASDPFLYDLIRFHHDPELFERRYEARERDLFRLFCQADEMN; this is encoded by the coding sequence ATGTCCAGAGTCAGGCAGTTTTTCATGGATCTGGCAGCGCCGGTTCGACCGCTGAACGAAGTTTATTTGAAGCAATACCTGATAGAACCGGAACGGCAGGCCGTTGGACAACTGCGTCGAGCCGAGCTGTTGCACACCATTGCAACGGCACAGACGCTGGAACAGCTGCTCCCCGTCGATGTCATCGGAGAGCGGAAACGACAGCTGCTCCGCGCCGCCCTCCTGCATGATGTCGGCAAAATCCGCTACGGCGCCGGGCCGATCCAGAAAACACTGGTGGTTCTCCTGGCAGGCATTATTCGCCGCGTTCCGGCGGTGGCCGGTCATTGGAAAGCTTGGGACATCTATCAGCATCACCCCGAATACGGCTATGCCATGGTGACTGCCTGGGACAGCTTTGCGTCCGATCCGTTTCTGTACGACCTGATCCGCTTTCATCATGATCCCGAATTGTTTGAGCGGCGGTACGAAGCGAGGGAACGCGACCTTTTCCGATTATTCTGTCAGGCCGATGAAATGAACTAA
- a CDS encoding N-acetylmuramoyl-L-alanine amidase translates to MMFNKRAQEIILKTALVCSVSGAGYLVGAQIEPQKSIVYAQTVYKTTVTTSMRRGMRNDETLIVKIPSRQAVDILGVYQNGAWAKVRWNNRTGYIRTMYLTKAQSSGSSAAASPKSGSSVRSDGYHMFTAESVTLRTSASSSSEKLTVLKPGTDFLLIDRKGSYYKIYVNKRYGWIPVSSARDYSKTGNKSETSQSAKESTSKKTSSSAQSVKSDGYHMVTPGTVNFRSEASADSRRLGSLPGGSDVLIISRKGDWLKVYVNKRYGYVHKKNLADYGTSAADKALAANRSDQKDSSSEKKPSTGAGQSDSGKGQSIQSDGYHMYAKRQTVLKQGAGSSYKTRTTVSEGTDFLIIDLKDGWYKVRYNKSYSWVKKSDLTDYTKSSSSTSGSGSSQGSGSSQDSYRGVHIMSTKQSVKLLAGPNTDFKSKATLPKGTEVTVLNDWGYFVKVSYQGKDGYIHMKHLKKAPGYTSPGSSGSGSGSGGSGSVTPNVQTLGGTRSDQVKISHNKNYKDTDIKISGSVKNTSATKVSVFLNGTYLNPGRLSGQSFSYTIPSNVTRPGRNDLRIQVATPGGLLYQTSTFTVTKVPTIVVDAGHGGRDSGAVGSLNGKAIYEKDYDIKFASNLRDELIKLGFRVVMTRTTDYDVPRADRASLSNRSDADLLFSVHHNAGSSTVSGGMTLYPSTKANPSTQAAFSESRKLSEMMSSAYSSSGMNYRGAYRDKDMSGGSLYMLRNTNSRSILTEIGFISHAGDVKKIINPAFQQELSKKLANQVYNFFYK, encoded by the coding sequence ATGATGTTTAACAAAAGAGCACAGGAAATCATATTGAAAACGGCTCTTGTTTGTTCCGTCTCCGGTGCAGGGTACCTGGTCGGCGCACAGATCGAACCGCAAAAGAGCATCGTTTACGCGCAGACGGTCTATAAAACCACCGTGACCACGAGCATGCGCCGCGGTATGCGCAATGATGAGACGCTGATTGTCAAAATACCCTCCCGTCAGGCCGTCGATATCCTGGGCGTCTATCAGAATGGCGCCTGGGCAAAAGTGCGTTGGAACAACCGGACCGGCTATATCCGCACGATGTATCTGACCAAGGCCCAAAGTTCAGGATCTTCCGCCGCTGCCTCACCGAAATCCGGTTCTTCTGTCCGCTCGGACGGATACCACATGTTTACGGCGGAGTCCGTGACCCTTCGAACATCAGCTTCCTCTTCCTCGGAAAAACTGACGGTGCTGAAACCGGGAACCGATTTCCTTCTTATCGACCGAAAAGGCTCCTACTATAAGATCTACGTCAACAAACGCTATGGCTGGATCCCAGTCAGTTCAGCCCGGGACTACAGCAAGACTGGAAACAAATCCGAAACCAGTCAGTCCGCGAAGGAATCCACTTCGAAAAAAACTTCTAGTTCCGCCCAGTCTGTGAAGAGTGACGGCTACCATATGGTCACGCCAGGAACAGTCAATTTCCGGTCAGAGGCTTCCGCTGACAGCCGGAGGCTGGGTAGTCTCCCCGGCGGGAGCGATGTTCTCATCATTTCCCGGAAGGGCGACTGGCTGAAAGTATATGTCAACAAACGCTATGGCTATGTCCATAAAAAAAACCTGGCGGATTACGGAACGTCAGCCGCTGACAAGGCGCTGGCAGCAAACCGATCCGATCAGAAGGACTCCTCATCGGAGAAGAAACCCTCAACCGGTGCAGGCCAGTCTGATTCGGGCAAAGGCCAGTCCATCCAGTCCGATGGCTACCATATGTACGCCAAACGCCAGACAGTACTGAAGCAGGGAGCCGGTTCCTCATACAAGACCCGGACCACCGTGTCCGAGGGAACCGATTTTCTGATCATCGATCTGAAGGACGGCTGGTATAAAGTCCGCTACAACAAATCCTACAGCTGGGTGAAAAAATCAGATCTGACCGATTATACCAAAAGCAGTTCCTCAACCTCCGGCAGCGGTTCCTCCCAAGGATCCGGCTCTTCGCAGGACAGCTACCGCGGCGTCCATATCATGTCCACCAAACAGTCGGTGAAGCTGCTGGCAGGTCCCAACACGGACTTCAAGTCGAAGGCGACCCTGCCCAAAGGAACGGAAGTCACGGTCCTGAACGACTGGGGCTACTTCGTCAAGGTAAGCTACCAGGGCAAGGACGGCTATATCCACATGAAGCACCTCAAAAAAGCCCCAGGGTATACTTCTCCCGGCAGCAGCGGTTCCGGTTCAGGTTCCGGCGGCTCCGGCTCCGTCACCCCCAATGTCCAGACCCTGGGCGGCACCCGGTCCGACCAGGTGAAAATCAGCCACAACAAAAACTACAAGGATACTGACATCAAAATCAGCGGTTCCGTGAAGAATACCAGCGCGACCAAAGTCAGCGTATTCCTGAATGGCACGTACCTGAATCCTGGACGCCTCAGCGGTCAGTCCTTCAGCTACACCATTCCGTCCAATGTGACCCGTCCCGGCAGGAACGACCTGAGAATCCAGGTCGCGACCCCCGGCGGCCTCCTCTATCAGACCAGCACCTTCACCGTGACCAAGGTTCCCACCATCGTGGTGGATGCCGGCCACGGCGGACGCGATTCCGGAGCAGTCGGCAGTCTCAATGGCAAGGCAATCTATGAAAAAGACTATGACATCAAGTTCGCCAGCAATTTGCGCGATGAACTGATCAAGCTCGGTTTCCGGGTTGTGATGACCCGCACCACCGACTATGATGTGCCTCGGGCCGACCGGGCCTCACTGTCCAACCGCTCCGATGCCGACCTGCTGTTCTCTGTTCATCACAACGCCGGTTCCAGCACGGTATCCGGCGGGATGACCCTTTACCCCTCGACGAAAGCCAATCCTTCGACTCAGGCCGCCTTCAGCGAAAGCAGGAAATTATCCGAAATGATGAGCTCTGCTTATTCCAGCTCTGGCATGAACTACCGCGGCGCTTATCGGGACAAGGACATGTCCGGCGGTTCGCTCTACATGCTCCGCAATACCAACAGCAGATCCATCCTGACGGAAATCGGCTTCATCTCCCATGCAGGTGATGTCAAAAAAATCATTAACCCCGCTTTCCAGCAGGAACTGTCAAAAAAACTGGCCAATCAAGTCTATAACTTCTTCTACAAGTAA
- the gyrA gene encoding DNA gyrase subunit A, with the protein MSEFENNQGHIEDIELSQEMKKSFIDYSMSVIVDRALPDVRDGLKPVHKRILFGMHEAGMYPDKSYKKCARIVGDVMGKYHPHGDSSIYDALVRMAQPFSFRYPLVDGQGNFGSIDGDGAAAQRYTECRMDKLAVEMVRDIEKQTVDFRPNYDGNEKEPVVLPSRYPNLLVNGAVGIAVGMATNIPSHNLGETIDGVIAMIDQPDISVLELLHYIKGPDFPTGGIIHGTTGIREAYETGRGKLVVRARAEIVEEKNGRSRIEVTELPYQVNKAKLVQSIAEMVKEKRIVGISNIEDLSDRNGLLISVEIKRDANPHIVLNQLYKHTKLQDTFGVNMLALVDMRPKLLNLKQMLYHYLEFQKEVVTRRTQYDLAKARERAHILEGLLIALNHIDEVIRIIRASTSTEAAKSELIERFELSDIQAVAILDMRLRRLSQLEGGKIQQEFDELQREMTRLMGILEDKAILLNVIRTELLEIKEKYGDPRRTSIEMQENEIDYEDLINEEDVVITLTASGYIKRITTDAYSAQRRGGKGIQAMNMKEDDLITNVFITSTHRHLLFFTNRGKVYRLKAYEIPDAGRSAKGMNIINLLPLEADERIQCVLSIGSINDGSFLVMGTKLGIIKKTPLKDFANLRKNGLIAIRLRDEDELLHVKATKGSAELIFVTKNGMAIRFNEKNVRPMGRNSSGVRAIRLRKGDEAVTMDIAVEGEKLLLVSEKGLGKRTPISLFRQQTRGGLGTKAYKVTSRSGKVAAARIINDEDEVMLVNSDGVAIRIKASDIAVTSRDATGVILMKNINETTVVSMAKIKKAQESEEEVDVEEIDSEELLDRDERHFDNEELTDMDEFEDQDPQDDFLSLEEDELEEDADSLIDDLFDEEDSDEESDEEDSEPENPEE; encoded by the coding sequence ATGAGCGAATTTGAAAATAACCAGGGTCATATCGAGGATATTGAGCTATCCCAGGAAATGAAAAAAAGCTTCATCGACTACTCCATGAGTGTCATCGTCGACCGGGCACTGCCCGATGTCCGCGACGGACTGAAGCCCGTCCATAAACGCATCCTGTTCGGAATGCACGAAGCCGGCATGTATCCGGACAAGTCCTACAAGAAATGCGCCCGTATCGTCGGTGACGTCATGGGTAAATACCATCCCCACGGCGACTCCTCCATCTACGACGCACTGGTACGTATGGCCCAGCCGTTCTCGTTCCGCTATCCTCTGGTCGACGGCCAGGGCAACTTCGGTTCCATTGACGGCGACGGCGCGGCGGCTCAGCGTTATACCGAGTGCCGCATGGACAAGCTGGCGGTGGAAATGGTCCGCGACATTGAAAAGCAGACGGTTGATTTTCGGCCCAATTACGACGGCAATGAGAAAGAGCCCGTCGTGCTTCCGTCCCGCTACCCCAACCTTCTGGTCAACGGCGCCGTCGGCATTGCCGTCGGCATGGCGACAAATATTCCATCGCACAACCTGGGTGAGACCATCGACGGCGTCATCGCCATGATCGATCAGCCCGACATCAGCGTGCTGGAACTGCTGCATTACATCAAGGGACCGGATTTCCCCACCGGTGGTATCATTCACGGTACTACCGGCATCCGGGAAGCCTATGAAACCGGCCGCGGCAAACTGGTGGTCCGGGCAAGAGCTGAGATTGTCGAGGAAAAGAACGGCAGAAGCCGAATTGAAGTAACGGAACTGCCCTATCAGGTCAACAAGGCCAAACTGGTGCAGAGCATTGCCGAGATGGTAAAGGAAAAACGGATCGTCGGCATTTCGAACATCGAAGATCTGTCCGACCGGAATGGTCTGCTGATTTCTGTTGAAATCAAGCGGGATGCCAATCCCCATATTGTCCTGAATCAGCTGTACAAGCATACCAAGCTGCAGGATACCTTCGGCGTCAACATGCTGGCTCTGGTTGACATGCGGCCCAAGCTGCTGAACCTGAAGCAGATGCTCTATCATTATCTTGAATTCCAGAAAGAGGTCGTCACCCGCCGCACCCAGTATGATCTGGCCAAAGCCAGGGAACGGGCTCATATCCTGGAAGGCTTGCTGATCGCCCTGAATCATATCGATGAAGTGATCCGGATCATCCGGGCTTCCACCAGCACCGAAGCTGCCAAGTCAGAGCTGATCGAACGGTTTGAACTCAGTGATATTCAGGCCGTGGCGATCCTGGACATGCGGCTGCGCCGGCTTTCTCAGCTGGAAGGCGGCAAAATCCAGCAGGAATTTGACGAACTGCAACGGGAAATGACCCGCCTCATGGGAATCCTGGAAGACAAGGCGATCCTGCTGAATGTCATCCGCACCGAACTGCTCGAGATCAAGGAAAAATACGGCGATCCCCGCCGGACCTCCATCGAAATGCAGGAAAATGAGATTGACTATGAAGACCTCATCAACGAGGAAGACGTCGTCATTACCCTGACCGCTTCGGGCTACATCAAGCGGATCACCACGGACGCCTACTCGGCGCAGCGCCGCGGCGGCAAGGGCATTCAGGCCATGAACATGAAAGAGGATGACCTTATCACCAATGTGTTCATCACCTCGACCCACCGCCATCTGCTCTTCTTCACCAACCGGGGCAAGGTCTACCGGCTGAAGGCCTATGAGATTCCGGATGCCGGACGCAGTGCCAAGGGCATGAACATCATCAATCTGCTGCCCCTGGAAGCGGACGAACGCATTCAGTGCGTGCTCTCCATCGGTTCCATCAATGACGGCAGCTTCCTGGTCATGGGAACGAAGCTGGGCATCATCAAGAAAACGCCGCTGAAGGATTTCGCCAACCTCAGAAAGAACGGCCTGATTGCCATTCGCCTGCGGGATGAGGATGAACTGCTCCACGTCAAGGCAACCAAGGGATCAGCCGAGCTGATTTTCGTCACGAAAAACGGCATGGCCATCCGCTTCAATGAAAAGAATGTCCGGCCCATGGGACGGAATTCCTCCGGTGTTCGCGCCATTCGCCTGCGCAAGGGCGATGAAGCCGTAACGATGGATATTGCGGTGGAAGGTGAAAAGCTGCTGCTGGTATCCGAAAAAGGTCTGGGAAAACGTACGCCCATCAGCTTGTTCCGCCAGCAGACCCGCGGCGGACTCGGCACCAAAGCCTACAAAGTCACCAGCCGCTCTGGAAAGGTCGCCGCGGCCCGCATCATCAACGATGAGGATGAAGTAATGCTGGTCAACTCCGATGGCGTGGCCATCCGGATCAAAGCCAGCGACATCGCGGTCACCTCACGCGATGCCACCGGCGTCATCCTGATGAAGAACATCAATGAAACTACCGTCGTCTCCATGGCTAAAATCAAGAAGGCCCAGGAGAGCGAGGAAGAAGTGGATGTCGAGGAAATTGACTCCGAAGAACTGCTGGATCGCGATGAGCGGCACTTTGACAACGAGGAACTGACGGATATGGATGAATTTGAAGACCAGGATCCGCAGGACGATTTCCTCTCCCTCGAAGAAGATGAGCTGGAAGAGGATGCCGACAGCCTGATTGACGACCTGTTCGACGAAGAAGATTCCGACGAAGAATCCGACGAAGAAGACTCAGAACCAGAGAATCCGGAAGAATAA
- the gyrB gene encoding DNA topoisomerase (ATP-hydrolyzing) subunit B: MERAGQYDDSQIQVLEGLEAVRKRPGMYIGSTSLVGLHHLVTEIVDNSIDEALAGFATHIEVYIHPDNSVTVQDDGRGMPVGMNQKLGKSTVEVIHTVLHAGGKFGGGGYKVSGGLHGVGASVVNALSQYMRVEVSRDGHVHMQEFRRGFPVEPLQVIGTTTGHGTKTTFKADDQIFEERVYDYDILVARLRELAFLNKGLRITVTDEREDSPVSESFHYEGGIREYVEYMNRNKVPLHQEIIYVDEKFDTMEVELALQYTDSYVENISSYANNIVTKEGGMHLEGFRRALTKVINDYGKRFGYVKDGEKLTGEDVREGLTAIISVKLEEPQFEGQTKQKLGNSEARTAVDQITTAQLAEYLEENPQIGRLILDKSLMAARAREAARKAREISRKSVLESTTLPGKLADCRSKDPKECEIYIVEGDSAGGTAKTGRDSRFQAILPLRGKILNVEKQRLDRILSSETIQNMVAAFGAGIGNDFDRSKLRYDRIIIMTDADVDGAHIRTLLLTFFYRYMRPLVDEGHVFMAMPPLYKVSKGKTYRYAYDDAEKDQILEEMGGKETQFEIQRYKGLGEMSEHQLWETTMDPERRTLKRANVDDAKVADEILTILMGEKVEPRKEFIEKNANKADIDL, translated from the coding sequence ATGGAACGGGCCGGTCAGTATGACGACAGCCAGATCCAGGTCCTGGAGGGACTGGAGGCTGTCCGTAAGCGCCCCGGTATGTATATTGGTTCCACCTCGCTGGTGGGGCTGCACCATCTGGTTACGGAAATCGTCGATAATTCCATCGATGAAGCCCTGGCCGGATTTGCTACGCACATTGAAGTCTATATCCACCCCGACAATTCGGTTACCGTTCAGGACGACGGCCGCGGCATGCCCGTAGGCATGAACCAGAAACTGGGGAAATCCACCGTTGAAGTCATTCACACCGTGCTCCATGCCGGCGGCAAGTTCGGCGGCGGGGGATACAAGGTATCCGGCGGCCTTCACGGCGTCGGCGCTTCGGTCGTCAATGCCCTGTCTCAGTACATGCGGGTGGAAGTATCCCGCGACGGCCATGTCCACATGCAGGAATTCCGGCGAGGATTCCCGGTGGAACCTCTCCAGGTGATTGGAACCACGACGGGTCATGGCACGAAAACCACCTTCAAGGCGGATGACCAGATTTTTGAGGAACGGGTCTACGATTATGATATTCTGGTTGCCCGGCTGCGCGAACTGGCCTTCCTGAACAAGGGTCTGCGCATTACAGTCACGGACGAACGGGAAGACAGCCCGGTCAGCGAGTCCTTCCACTACGAAGGCGGAATCCGGGAATACGTGGAATACATGAACCGGAACAAGGTTCCGCTGCATCAGGAAATTATTTATGTTGATGAGAAATTTGACACCATGGAAGTGGAACTGGCCCTCCAGTACACGGACAGCTATGTGGAAAACATCTCATCCTATGCCAATAACATCGTCACCAAAGAGGGCGGCATGCACCTGGAAGGCTTCCGGCGCGCCCTGACCAAGGTTATCAATGACTACGGCAAGCGCTTCGGCTATGTCAAGGATGGCGAGAAACTGACCGGCGAGGACGTCCGGGAAGGACTCACCGCCATCATTTCCGTCAAGCTGGAAGAGCCTCAGTTCGAGGGACAGACCAAGCAGAAGCTGGGTAACTCCGAAGCCAGAACCGCGGTGGACCAGATTACCACAGCCCAGCTGGCAGAGTACCTGGAGGAAAATCCCCAAATCGGCCGGCTGATTCTGGACAAGAGCTTAATGGCGGCCCGCGCCCGCGAAGCGGCGCGCAAAGCCCGGGAGATTTCCCGAAAAAGCGTTCTGGAATCCACCACGCTGCCGGGAAAACTGGCAGACTGCCGCTCCAAGGATCCCAAGGAATGTGAGATCTACATCGTCGAAGGAGATTCCGCCGGCGGTACTGCCAAGACCGGACGGGATTCCCGCTTCCAGGCCATCCTGCCGCTGCGGGGCAAGATTCTCAATGTCGAGAAGCAGCGCCTGGACCGCATCCTCAGCTCGGAAACCATCCAGAACATGGTTGCTGCCTTTGGCGCCGGCATCGGCAATGATTTTGACCGCAGCAAGCTCCGCTATGACCGGATTATCATCATGACTGATGCCGATGTCGACGGGGCCCATATCCGGACACTGCTCCTGACCTTCTTCTACCGCTATATGCGTCCTCTGGTTGACGAAGGACACGTCTTCATGGCCATGCCGCCGCTGTATAAGGTATCCAAGGGCAAGACGTATCGCTATGCCTATGACGATGCTGAAAAGGATCAGATCCTGGAAGAAATGGGTGGCAAGGAAACCCAGTTTGAAATCCAGCGTTACAAAGGTCTTGGAGAAATGTCCGAGCACCAGCTCTGGGAGACGACCATGGATCCCGAGCGCAGAACACTGAAGCGCGCCAATGTCGACGATGCCAAGGTGGCCGATGAGATCCTGACCATCCTGATGGGTGAGAAGGTCGAACCGCGCAAGGAATTTATCGAAAAAAACGCGAACAAAGCCGACATCGACTTATAG